DNA sequence from the Armigeres subalbatus isolate Guangzhou_Male chromosome 1, GZ_Asu_2, whole genome shotgun sequence genome:
ttaatcgattctttggcttatttaaggtcaacattcccaattaacctatatttttttacgccactaaatattttttaaattcaaaacaaaaatcgaaaaagtgctgttttttaagattgacccgattttgaacgaacatcgagtgAATTTTTGCAGACCGGTTCACACATGCACacgttttcggtttttgttttcgatttaataaaagatattttagttactagataaagattgtcgcttcggtttcctttgttctgctgtccggaacatgttgggtatcaagctgtcaaatcgtatggattttccttctttgacatttagctcccctatcatcgccggcaaaagatgttccggacagcgacgatagcgacaaactttatcttgtaactaaaacatcttttgatttaatcagggggagaaggcggagcactgaatccctataCCAACATGTGCAACATCTGGATTTGgctctaaactgtaaacaacagtgttaattctctactaCCTTTTTGTTAAgacgaggcaatttttatgcacacttttgttttcgatattttatcaaaattaaacactcaatcatgcagcaataaaACGATGTgggatgcttgagatacctgcttgattatagacgaatccaagtaaaaataagaagaagactcacgacggtgttaactttgacaaatcctacagcacagcataggaagatcattttaaaatgcttacaataaattctagacaaattgtaattaaaatctgattgatgtacgatacggaaaaagttctgaattatatatttagaagcttatctcaattttttgtatattttccaacaatgtatctattataaaattcggaactttttccgtaccgtacatcaatcagattttaattacaatttgtctagaatttattataagcattttaaaatgatcttcctatgatgtgctgtaggatctgtcaaagttaacaccgtcgtgtgtcttcttcttatttttacttggattcgtccatagggactcgaaaaagaatttatttgcagtaactaaccgaatataaaaatgttcacattaacgattgcgctctaacaccggttctaagcttcgatgcagagtacacgagctctgttcgccagtgacaggcgtatgaggcccttggatttaatagttagaggcttaaaaaaatatgggttctttgggaaagttgaccttaaataagccaaagaatcgactgaaataatgaaacgaaatacaatttttgactgGAAGGGTCatctgaatttttatttatatgaagaatcatattattcaaaacaacaatttcgAAAAAGCTAACTTATTGATTGGATGATAGAAGTTTCAGCTGGATTTTGGCTTCAAAACGGAAAGCACTCGAAAGTTTGATAAATGGAAACATTTGATTATTCTCACCAccgttttttttgcttttctcgtattcaAAGCAAACGATACGAACTTTTTCAGAAGAAGTATGTGTATGTGCATGTGTGCAAAAAAACTAACTCATTTTTCGAAATCTTATCCTGAACTGATTATTTAAACGGctaatcctgtctcattgtttcacattaaaaatcagcCCGAActcactatgggctcaaaagttatggccaaaatacaaatttttatactatgcctgaaactcgatttgtgcaattgcacaacctcatcacattttccgggcacttaacctcatccgatttgcttgcaacaaattgcatccggcagcaattataacaaatttgaattttcaattcattctatctttatttacgagatcttCGACTCTAGGCCGGTTCATCTGgtataaataaatgtgaaaaatatgtcttattcaccaattgttattttagacttttcatatatgtttatcaactattttgaacgagcgagaaaggcatcatcaccgctaggtggattaatcagggtttttttatttgttaaggGTTAAGGTAGGCATATTcatcttttcgtcatagtctcgaaaaccaataaaagagacatttttttgccaaactcacTAAAGCGTAATCTTagaagaaacgttctgctatagtggagctctagccaatggacgttgctttcgttgattTTAGCCCCTACACGACGATGGACGacgaaatacctgccgtgtctcTATTCCAGTTTTGGATTTTCCGAGCTTAATAGCATTCAATTCCGGAACTCGTGAGCAGAAAACTAATTAGGCGAACTGTTCTATCTCACGGTAACAAACTCATTACATCTCGAAATAGAAATATAGAGCACCAATTTCGTAGGATCTTTTTGTCACAATAATAAGCAAAATACCCATTTGCTTCCTAATTCTCATTATTCGACATAATGGCTAAAACCCGTGGCCAGGCTGGCTAAAATGTATCAGTCTAACCTTTGCAATTTTTTAAGTATAAAACATTTGAATGTTAGTTAATTTCAGAAATTTAATTAACTAATCGCCAACTACAAAAAATCGTTCCACAATGTTATTAATCAACATACACTACTGGCTGTGAAATATTATTCTATTCCATCCTGACAGCTAGTGAAGTCTACACACAGTTAACTTTATGCCATTGAATGCGCTAAACGGCAAACcctaaacaattttattttattattcgaCAGAAATCCCAATTTCATCCGTAATCCCCTTGCCCGATTCCTTCGCCGGGCAAGCTTACAATTGAATTGCATTCAATAaactatttgatttatttattgtaaTCCATTATTGAATAAACTATACATGCATCGCTGTTGGGGAAACAATCCAACCCATCCTGTTGACGCAGCATGATACGATTTGCTGGGTGCTCTTCGACCGCCATATAAGCGGCAATCCTgtctgacgacgacgacggcggcgaCGACCGAGAGCCCGGGTTACACTTCCCCGTACTCTCCATTTTGGCCGAACCATAAAATATTGTTTGTGTACTTTTCACCTCGCTCGCTCGTATGCGTAGTCGCCGTAGCCTACTCTCGCAGTCAAACATTGATTTTCCACCACTGGAAACCATCAGCGACGCGCTCGCGATTGTCAGCCCACGAAGGCCACGCCTTCCCTATACTTGTGTCAGCGTGGTTGGAAGGAAAGAGAGACTGAAAAGAGGAGCGAAAGTTTATCTAAAGAGCAGGCATGGTCGGACACAGTAAATGGAGGAAAACAAACTTGCTCAGTGTTGCGCTGCGTTCGGTGGGAGGGAGAGAATGGTGTGAAAAGCCACACCGAAgcgaagaagggagaaaaagaGTAAATATGTACAGAGAAACCATTGTTCGCGCAACAGCGGCGGTATGAGTAGCAAGGATCGGTAAATATTATGAGAGTGTAGTTTTTCTTTTGGTATTTTGCtttgaacagttttttttttgtcgattGTCAGCACACGGTCAGCTTGAAAAGCTCAGCGAATTTTCTCTCGCGTGGTCTCTACGGATCCACAAATACATGCTTATTCACGCGGAGAGAAAATTGTGCGTGCGTGTGGTGAGAAAGTGATCGCGGCCGAGAGTGTGCTTTGCTCAATCTCAACAACCGCACAGCTCGCTTCGTAAGCGCGACTTTTCACGCGGCGACTGCTTGCATGCGGCAGGGGCTCCTGATGTAAAGCCCACGCctctttgttgtttttttgtttctctTCTGCTATCTCTCCCAAGGCGCGGAGGGATTCATGTTTCATGTTGTTTTCAATCGTTCCTTCTTTCGCGTTAAGCTTCTTAATGctcactttttttttgcttgctTGTTCGCTTGTTACCTCCGCTACTGCCACTGCTTTAACATATCATTCTACATTTCAACACCTTCGGTTGTTGATTTGATAAAACAGTCTATAACAAACAAGCAAGAGAACGGAACGTGTGCGTTACCAGGGAGCTGGATTTCGCGAGTAGTCTCGTGTTGAACTCGCGACGTCCCGTGTTGTGTTCCTCTTCTCATTGAGCAGTATGAATCGGTCGCCGTGATTCCAACAGTTTTCGATATGGACACTTTTTTCGTATATGGAAATAACACTAGTGAACTTGTGAGAATCGGAGGTTATATTTGAACACGAATTGCACTATCGCAATCGATTACAATAGAACATGATGTGTTTACGAACAATGTAAACCTTCGGATGATCCGTCGGTCAACAAATAGTTCCTAATCGTTCCAAGAAACAATCCCAAATTTTGCGTGCAGTTGTGCTCAGAAAAAATCCTAGCAATATGCCACGACCATCCCGCGAATCATACGGTGACCAAAAGCCACCTTACTCATACATCTCGCTGACAGCAATGGCTATCTGGAGCTCGCCGGAAAAGATGCTCCCATTAAGTGACATCTACAAATTCATTACAGACCGGTTCCCATACTACCGGAAAAATACCCAACGCTGGCAAAACTCACTACGCCACAACCTTAGCTTTAACGACTGCTTCATCAAGGTGCCAAGAAGACCAGATCGACCTGGCAAGGGGGCATACTGGGCTCTCCATCCGCAAGCCTTCGACATGTTCGAGAATGGAAGTCTTCTCCGACGGCGAAAACGCTTCAAGTTGCACAAAACCGACAAGGACATTCTGAACGAAGAACTGGCTGCTCTGGCCAACATCAACCGGATATTCCTGGCGCAAAACTCCGGTGCCGACGCATACTGTCCCACGATGGTTGACCCCATCCACCAGCCCATGCTTCACTCACCAATAGAGCCCCACTCTCCTGTGTCCATTCCAGCTCCAATTTCCCCTATTTCTATCACTGAAACCTCCACACCGCTACGGCCTAAACGAGCCTTTACCATCGAAAGCCTAATGACTCCAGACGGCCGGTC
Encoded proteins:
- the LOC134208351 gene encoding fork head domain-containing protein FD5-like, translating into MPRPSRESYGDQKPPYSYISLTAMAIWSSPEKMLPLSDIYKFITDRFPYYRKNTQRWQNSLRHNLSFNDCFIKVPRRPDRPGKGAYWALHPQAFDMFENGSLLRRRKRFKLHKTDKDILNEELAALANINRIFLAQNSGADAYCPTMVDPIHQPMLHSPIEPHSPVSIPAPISPISITETSTPLRPKRAFTIESLMTPDGRSTPITQSPKKSSKAHHDKLNLLDDNPRIPGLLQTPTLPPASTLPGANIPPFFPYPHPALGGYDFPIHPILMMAPLGAIPPHYFHHASYHSLTLPPQGAGGGAGGGRGIGAGGGGGGGPTRTGAIDTGTGSSVVVDAGPTDLSRLGHALRTV